From a single Anomaloglossus baeobatrachus isolate aAnoBae1 chromosome 4, aAnoBae1.hap1, whole genome shotgun sequence genomic region:
- the LOC142301113 gene encoding E3 ubiquitin/ISG15 ligase TRIM25-like: MASADLRDELLCSICSSIFKDPVMLRCGHNFCRVCIDRVLDTQDESGVYSCPDCREEFQERPALMRNINLHNVAERFLVIKQEQEEITGICCTYCVDSPVPAVKSCLLCEASLCDKHLRVHSKSPEHVLSDPSTSLEKRKCSVHKKILEYYCTEDGVCICVSCSLAGEHRGHLVEMLDEASEKKKEKLRNDLQKLTTKRVETDERVRSLEEHWRKAQEKPAGEAERVTALCIDIRRRVDDLEKKVLSEISRQVKEESLSRPALIHQLEIKKNELFWKIRHIERLSNMTDPLAVLHDPETGDLCDPEEEGNEDTGRHDKQLHDGDDQDVAVILHTLHTLRGVITVTRTGIYVEGPSILLDVNSAGNYIIISDDLKTATWTQKNQRRQETAERFQCNQVMSSRGFTSGRHYWNVESRRLGNWRVGICYPSIERKGYHSYIGNNNKSWSLLRCNDQYSVIHNSKEIRLPHNISSDRVRICLDYEAGLVSFYELCDPIGHLYTFTAAFSEPLHVALCVNNIVAGVNIEASVLRICS, encoded by the coding sequence ATGGCGTCTGCTGATCTGAGAgacgagctgctctgctccatctgttcATCTATTTTTAAGGACCctgtaatgctgagatgtggacacaacttctgccgggtctgtattgatcgtgtgctggatacacaggacgagtctggagtttattcctgtcctgactGCAGAGAAGAGTTTCAGGAGCGGCCGGCGCTGATGAGGAACATAAATCTTCATAATGTCGCAGAACGATTCCTGGTTATTAAGCAAGAACAAGAGGAGATCACCGGGAtctgctgcacttactgtgtggactctccGGTACCTGCTGTTAAATCTTGTCTGCtgtgtgaggcttctctgtgtgataAACATCTGAGGGttcacagcaaatcaccagaacatgtcttatctgatcccagcacttctctggagaaaaggaaatgttctgtccataagaagatcctggaatattactgcactgaggacggtgtttgtatctgtgtgtcctgcagtttggcCGGAGAACATCGGGGACACTTGGTCGAGATGCTAGATGAGGCCTCAGAGAAGAAAAAGGAGAAACTCAGAAATGATCTCCAGAAACTGACAACAAAGAGAGTGGAGACTGATGAAAGAGTCCGGAGTCTGGAGGAGCACTGGAGAAAAGCTCAAGAAAAACCTGCTGGAGAAGccgagagagtcactgccctgtgtatagacatcaggagacgggtggacgacctggagaaaaaggtcctgagtgagatctccaggcagGTAAAGGAAGAGTCACTATCACGGCCTGCTCTGATCCATCAGCTGGAAATAAAAAAGAACGAGTTGTTCTGGAAGATAAGGCATATTGAGAGGCTGAGTAACATGACTGATCCATTGGCCGTCTTACACGATCCAGAGACCGGTGACTTGTGTGATCCTGAAGAGGAAGGTAATGAGGACACAGGGAGACATGATAAACAGCTCCATGATGGAGATGACCAGGATGTGGCTGTGatcttacacacattacacacattacgtgGGGTGATAACAGTTACAAGGACTGGGATCTATGTGGAGGGTCCTTCTATATTACTGGATGTAAACTCAGCTGGTAATTATATAAttatatcagacgacctgaaaactgcAACCTGGACACAGAAGAACCAGCGTCGTCaagaaacagcagagagattccagtgtaatcaggtgatgagcagtaggggatttacctcaggacgacattactggaaTGTGGAGAGCAGAAGATTAGGGAATTGGAGGGTGGGGATTTGTTATCCCAGTATAGAGAGGAAGGGATATCATTCATACATTGGAAATAATAACAAGTCGTGGAGTTTGTTGAGGTGTAATGATCAGTATTCAGTGATACATAACAGTAAGGAGATCCGGTTACCTCACAATATCTCTAGTGATAGagtcaggatctgtctggattatgaggccgggctGGTATCCTTTTATGAGTTGTGTGACCCCATCGGACACTTAtacaccttcactgccgccttctctGAGCCCCTTCATG